A portion of the Myripristis murdjan chromosome 13, fMyrMur1.1, whole genome shotgun sequence genome contains these proteins:
- the LOC115369677 gene encoding oocyte zinc finger protein XlCOF6-like produces the protein MVEAEDARRVEGCSRLNYTSDRGDMEERFSTEIASIVEVAIQATVSVFRDAWEKEAPNLEWEETRVAVVRDIGSRLVLQINKLFSDVSEENEALRAKVEQLEDVLENKAGSLERELVARVGQLGKDLEQVENELKTISEQSSKAHGGLPGGLLPDGSPVPSVSTNQASAKPAAPLAAPSEGAALNPSPAVTGASHAVTSVSTSPASLAAKSVVTPMLLVNRVGATSTVLVVEASQVMSGPSTSSAAISSPAALQMAAGKLILKTAALPGASPQAVPSSTSSSVSSAKQKRTLEEPASGPAKKAKVENSQVQKASTEGKEVKVSKVQERRQKRKELRTVKRFFCDLCNIGFHWQGELRKHMAIHKKPFPCKECNKSFLDKKSLENHLQRHTDRKEPMPFPCPQCKRGFRKEKSLQNHLLRHQRFKQPKPFSCDQCDKKFRLEKSLENHVMRHKVQRKLFKCQVCEKLFKTPAQVRCHMVVHSEERPFTCATCGKEFKSKDTLRFHQMVHSSAKKYKCPMCEETFKYAHSLTVHKRKHTGDTPFMCPVCNKTYRTGTALKKHNLVHTGEKPFTCHICGARFSLNNNLKRHIRLHTGEKPFTCKDCGKSFSDTNKLKTHMLIHGARKPFMCDLCGKTFLFNCRLRLHQKFVHGDRSVETDGSQYVGQTQQRNKASVMVKPFSCRICLKGFSAASSLKMHEKSHEDHKQFQCSICGKSFHNKYSFAYHQRSHSGEKPFVCDVCGKRFSQASSLKQHERIHTGEKPYKCDQCGKTFRTDGNFYRHLRIHTGEKPFECDRCQRKFNQSNQLKSHMQVHTGVKLYSCERCGRGFSDSRQQKKHSCDAT, from the exons ATGGTGGAGGCGGAGGATGCGCGGCGGGTTGAAGGCTGCAGCCGCTTGAACTACACGTCCGACCGCGGCGACATGGAGGAGAGGTTCAGCACCGAGATCGCGTCGATCGTGGAGGTGGCCATCCAGGCGACTGTGTCTGTCTTCAGAGACGCATGGGAGAAAGAAGCGCCAAATTTGGAGTGGGAAGAGACGCGGGTGGCCGTGGTGCGGGACATAGGGAGCCGCCTGGTGCTCCAGATCAACAAGCTGTTCTCGGACGTGTCCGAGGAGAACGAGGCTCTGCGGGCCAaggtggagcagctggaggacgTGCTGGAGAACAAAGCCGGGAGCCTGGAGCGGGAGCTGGTGGCCCGAGTGGGCCAGCTGGGGAAGGACCTGGAGCAGGTGGAGAACGAGCTGAAGACCATCAGCGAGCAGAGCAGCAAGGCGCACGGCGGCCTGCCCGGGGGCCTGCTGCCGGACG GGAGCCCGGTGCCGTCCGTGTCCACCAATCAAGCCTCCGCAAAGCCCGCTGCCCCGCTGGCTGCTCCAAGTGAAGGTGCCGCCCTGAACCCGTCGCCGGCTGTGACAGGAGCCTCTCACGCCGTCACCAGCGTCTCCACCTCACCCGCTAGCCTGGCGGCCAAATCTGTGGTGACCCCGATGTTGCTCGTCAACAGAGTCGGCGCCACCTCCACGGTGCTGGTGGTGGAGGCCAGTCAGGTGATGAGCGGCCCCTCCACCTCGTCGGCGGCCATCTCCAGCCCGGCCGCCCTGCAGATGGCAGCCGGGAAGCTCATCCTCAAAACCGCCGCCTTGCCGGGCGCGTCGCCTCAGGCGGTccccagcagcaccagcagcagtgtCAGCTCAGCCAAGCAGAAG AgaactctggaggagccggccTCGGGCCCGGCCAAGAAGGCAAAGGTGGAGAATTCACAAGTCCAAAAAG CCTCCACTGAGGGGAAGGAGGTGAAGGTGAGCAAAGTGCaggagagaagacagaagaggaaggagcTGCGGACCGTGAAGAGGTTCTTCTGCGACCTCTGCAACATCGGGTTCCACTGGCAAGGGGAACTACGGAAACACATGGCCATCCACAAGAAGCCTTTCCCTTGTAAGGAGTGTAACAAAAGTTTCTTGGACAAGAAGTCCCTTGAGAATCACCTCCAGCGCCACACTGACCGCAAAGAGCCAATGCCTTTCCCCTGCCCGCAGTGTAAGAGAGGTTTCCGCAAAGAGAAGTCGCTTCAAAACCACCTCTTGCGCCACCAGCGCTTTAAGCAGCCGAAGCCGTTCTCCTGCGATCAGTGTGACAAAAAATTCAGGCTGGAGAAGTCCCTGGAAAACCACGTCATGCGTCACAAGGTGCAGAGGAAGTTGTTCAAGTGCCAGGTTTGTGAGAAATTGTTCAAGACGCCGGCGCAGGTGAGGTGTCACATGGTCGTGCACTCGGAGGAGAGGCCCTTCACCTGCGCCACCTGCGGCAAAGAGTTCAAGAGCAAAGACACGCTTCGCTTCCACCAGATGGTTCACTCTTCCGCCAAGAAATACAAATGTCCAATGTGTGAGGAAACCTTCAAGTACGCCCACTCGCTCACCGTGCACAAGAGGAAGCACACGGGCGACACACCGTTTATGTGCCCCGTGTGCAACAAGACGTACAGGACCGGCACGGCGCTGAAGAAACACAACCTGGTCCACACCGGCGAGAAGCCTTTCACCTGTCACATCTGCGGCGCGAGGTTCAGCCTGAACAACAATCTCAAGAGGCACATTCGCCTCCACACGGGGGAGAAGCCCTTCACCTGCAAGGACTGCGGCAAGAGCTTCTCGGACACCAACAAGCTGAAGACACACATGCTCATCCATGGCGCCCGAAAGCCGTTCATGTGCGACCTGTGCGGCAAGACCTTCCTCTTCAACTGCAGGCTGCGGTTACACCAAAAGTTTGTGCACGGTGACAGGAGTGTGGAAACAGATGGCAGCCAGTATGTAGGGCAGACCCAGCAGCGGAACAAGGCGTCAGTGATGGTGAAACCGTTCAGCTGCAGGATCTGCCTGAAGGGCTTCAGCGCCGCGTCGTCCCTGAAAATGCACGAAAAAAGCCATGAGGACCACAAGCAGTTCCAGTGCAGCATCTGCGGCAAGTCATTTCACAACAAATACTCATTCGCCTACCATCAGAGGAGCCACTCAGGGGAGAAGCCCTTCGTCTGTGACGTGTGCGGGAAGAGGTTCTCCCAGGCCAGCAGCCTGAAGCAGCACGAGCGAATACACACCGGAGagaaaccttacaaatgtgacCAGTGTGGCAAGACCTTCAGGACGGACGGAAACTTCTACAGACACTTGCGGATCCACACAGGGGAGAAACCGTTCGAGTGCGATCGATGTCAGAGGAAGTTCAACCAGTCGAATCAGCTCAAGTCCCACATGCAGGTCCACACGGGCGTGAAGCTGTACTCGTGCGAGCGCTGCGGCCGCGGCTTCTCAGACTCCCGGCAGCAGAAGAAACACAGCTGTGACGCCACATAG
- the LOC115370454 gene encoding zinc finger protein 850-like — protein MPLRSEAFRSQAAAILALFAEEIRRLSAEPHGETSGTERRLGSAVQPLLRETVRKLCSLFAACCGPPEDAGSGADRQPTSRTWTLPGVLRLRWDWAFHVLSVPEVCPDRCMCVQADVLCFPAEAASSGSADKEGVAERSPVQEWAAGEETLLVGTEDVQEVEEGNTADTPADLNSSSQNLPESKASSRGRWRRPSGPADGAALPAAAEDDGTEEGKDSHNKQTQRRRNFLCKQCGRSFPHRSMDMGDEPLTCRQCRTASSPEAPLDKHITPRKHSRAVSSTCEVCGKVFHNQRSLQSHQLVHVEAKPFTCQSCGSGFSTRGSLRLHQSVHTGEKPFRCPTCDKTFSQASYLRVHKRTHSSDKPFRCSLCGKGFVTKRALKFHEVVHTGLKAFGCEVCGRKFGHYVNLKRHTLIHTGTKPYLCNVCGKSFNQSSILKGHMQVHAVSKPFMCDVCGKAFIYNYALRKHRRRHLQDGEGKRQRCDSCGKEFSSAGALRTHRLLHSGQKPFECDTCGKAFTQKYSLVIHQRVHTQEKPHICSVCGKGFSLASSLKLHERTHTGEKPFACQTCGMTFSISGNLSRHLRVHTGERPFSCEVCGKQFSQAGNLKTHMQVHLGERPYECQRCTKTFAYPTNLKEHKCVVSDTCCFRAEQTLRGGPPSRISLCSAPDSIVRMSALEEQVGSILELMVNATVTEMAKVLGSSDPAVPQVPGAPDNTPGCPDDKVIQFSVFMTALARDAAEKMCQLFHECSSLLRLEVTQGVAENEDLRRRLEAAQAELRLVLEGGGGQEETLEPPEGGQTQTEARSAPSNGGSYAQTEEGPVQSSQRPGRKSRRVVSGSDGGVKRSPIIHLWKGRAYEDSIRTVIIKEEGLEALADPDESQQDDDNDPDYQLEPEDPDDGDPGYTTKPKPKRAVKPKSRRGRAKKEGQSPSQQPLSCKHCRKTFTKLIQLKAHQAVHGAEKPFHCSQCGRGFSFQRSLNEHMLLHTGERPHTCDVCGKGFTLKQLLRNHQRLHAEVRPFRCDQCGKSFYRAHGLKMHQMVHTGERAYNCQYCGKSFTIQGNLQRHLRIHTGEKPFSCETCGKSFNQADTLKGHQRIHTGERPFSCETCGKCFIQKSALKMHQKTSHSGENSRSCVACGTTVACVESLRSHIQTHAATIPCTCVLCGRRLSSITDLRSHQLHHTVERPHSCGLCGKSFKSSSYLKIHLKSHSGERPFSCDICGRMFTQHSSLKSHQVVHTGEKPFSCDTCGKCFSNTGNLNRHQRIHTGEKPFSCDQCGRSFNQGNSLKAHQQIHTGEKQFMCDKCGKSFSYLRNLKDHKCFYV, from the exons ATGCCGCTCCGCAGCGAGGCCTTCCGGTCCCAGGCGGCGGCCATCCTGGCGTTGTTCGCCGAGGAGATCCGCAGACTGTCCGCGGAGCCGCACGGAGAGACGTCTGGGACGGAGAGGCGTCTTGGCTCGGCGGTGCAGCCGCTGCTGAGGGAAACAGTCCGCAAACTGTGCAGCCTGTTTGCGGCCTGCTGCGGCCCGCCGGAGGACGCAGGCAGCGGTGCCGACAGGCAGCCA ACGAGCAGGACATGGACTCTGCCAGGTGTGTTGAGGCTCAGGTGGGACTGGGCCTTCCACGTGCTCTCAGTCCCTGAGGTGTGTCCTGACAGGTGCATGTGCGTCCAG GCCGACGTCCTGTGTTTTCCAGCAGAGGCAGCATCAAGTGGCTCTGCAG ACAAGGAGGGTGTAGCTGAGAGGAGTCCAGTTCAGGAGTGGGCAGCAGGGGAGGAGACCTTGTTGGTGGGCACAGAAGACGTTCAGGAGGTAGAGGAGGGAAACACGGCAGACACGCCAGCAGATCTCAACTCCAGCAGCCAAAACCTGCCAGAGAGCAAAGCGAGCAGCAGGGGCAGGTGGCGGAGACCAAGCGGGCCAGCAGATGGTGCTGCACTGccagctgctgctgaggatgaTGGGACTGAAGAAGGGAAAGACTCccacaacaaacaaactcagaGACGCAGAAATTTCCTGTGCAAACAGTGCGGCAGGAGTTTCCCTCACCGCAGCATGGACATGGGGGACGAGCCACTCACCTGCCGTCAGTGCAGGACAGCCTCCTCACCTGAAGCACCCCTGGACAAGCACATCACTCCCAGAAAG CACTCGAGAGCCGTCTCTTCCACCTGCGAGGTCTGCGGGAAAGTGTTCCACAACCAGAGATCCCTGCAGAGCCACCAGCTCGTCCACGTCGAAGCCAAGCCGTTCACGTGCCAGAGCTGTGGGTCGGGCTTCAGCACCAGAGGCAGCCTGCGGCTTCACCAGAGCGTGCACACAGGGGAGAAACCATTTCGATGCCCCACCTGTGACAAAACCTTCTCCCAAGCCAGCTACCTTCGGGTACACAAACGGACGCACTCCTCTGACAAGCCGTTTCGCTGCAGCCTGTGCGGCAAGGGCTTCGTCACCAAGCGCGCTCTGAAGTTCCACGAGGTGGTTCACACCGGTCTGAAGGCGTTTGGGTGTGAGGTGTGCGGCCGAAAATTTGGCCATTACGTGAACCTGAAGAGACACACGCTGATCCACACGGGGACCAAACCCTACCTGTGCAACGTGTGCGGCAAGAGCTTCAACCAGTCCAGCATCCTGAAGGGCCACATGCAGGTGCACGCCGTCAGCAAGCCGTTCATGTGCGACGTCTGCGGCAAAGCGTTCATCTACAACTACGCGCTGAGGAAACATCGGAGGCGCCACCTGCAGGACGGAGAGGGGAAACGTCAGCGCTGCGACAGCTGCGGTAAGGAGTTCAGCTCGGCGGGCGCTCTCAGGACGCACCGGCTCCTCCACAGCGGACAGAAGCCTTTTGAGTGCGACACGTGCGGGAAAGCCTTTACCCAGAAATACTCCCTGGTCATTCACCAGAGGGTGCACACACAGGAGAAGCCTcacatctgcagtgtgtgtggaaagGGCTTCAGCCTGGCAAGCAGCCTTAAGCTCCATGAGAG gacccacactggagagaagcCCTTTGCGTGCCAGACCTGCGGGATGACTTTCAGCATCAGCGGGAACCTGAGCAGACACCTGCGCGTCCACACGGGCGAGAGGCCCTTCAGCTGCGAGGTCTGCGGCAAGCAGTTCAGCCAGGCCGGCAACCtgaagacacacatgcaggtcCATCTGGGAGAGAGACCGTACGAGTGTCAGAGGTGCACCAAGACCTTTGCCTACCCAACAAATCTCAAAGAGCACAAATGTGTCGTCAGTGACACA tgctgttttagAGCCGAGCAGACCCTCCGCGGCGGGCCGCCCAGCCGGATCTCTCTCTGCTCGGCCCCGGACAGCATTGTGAGGATGTCAGCTCTGGAGGAGCAGGTGGGCTCCATCCTGGAGCTGATGGTCAACGCCACCGTCACAGAAATGGCCAAAGTTCTGGGCAGCAGCGACCCCGCGGTTCCACAGGTGCCCGGTGCGCCGGACAACACACCCGGCTGCCCGGACGACAAG GTGATCCAGTTCAGTGTCTTCATGACGGCTCTGGCCAGAGACGCTGCTGAGAAGATGTGCCAGCTCTTCCATGAGTGTTCCTCTCTGCTCAGGCTGGAG GTGACCCAGGGCGTGGCGGAGAACGAGGACCTGCGGCGGAGGCTGGAGGCGGCTCAGGCAGAGCTGCGGCTGGTGCTGGAGGGCGGCGGAGGCCAGGAGGAAACGCTGGAGCCCCCAGAGGGAGGCCAAACCCAGACGGAGGCCAGGAGTGCCCCGTCCAATGGGGGCAGCTACGCACAAACAGAGGAGGGGCCCGTCCAGAGCAGCCAGCGTCCCGGGAGGAAGAGCCGCAGAG TCGTGTCAGGCAGTGACGGTGGAGTGAAGAGATCGCCCATAATCCACTTGTGGAAAGGGAGAGCGTATGAG GACAGTATCCGCACCGTCATAATAAAGGAGGAGGGGCTGGAGGCGCTGGCCGATCCCGATGAGTCGCAACAGGACGACGACAACGACCCAGACTACCAG CTGGAGCCAGAGGATCCAGACGACGGCGACCCGGGATACACcaccaaacccaaacccaaacgcGCTGTGAAGCCCAAGTCCCGTCGAGGCCGAGCCAAGAAGGAGGGCCAGAGTCCGAGCCAGCAGCCGCTGAGCTGTAAACACTGCAGGAAAACCTTCACCAAGCTGATCCAGCTCAAAGCCCACCAGGCCGTCCACGGTGCAGAGAAACCCTTCCACTGCTCCCAGTGCGGCCGAGGCTTCTCCTTCCAGCGCAGCCTCAACGAGCACATGCTGCTGCATACAG GCGAGAGGCCCCACACCTGTGACGTTTGTGGGAAGGGCTTCACCCtgaagcagctgctgaggaaCCACCAGCGTCTCCACGCCGAGGTCAGGCCCTTCCGCTGCGACCAGTGCGGCAAGAGCTTCTACCGAGCCCACGGCCTGAAGATGCACCAGATGGTCCACACCGGAGAGCGCGCCTACAACTGCCAGTACTGCGGCAAGAGCTTCACCATCCAAGGTAACCTGCAGCGCCACCTGCGCATACACACAGGTGAGAAGCCCTTCAGCTGCGAGACGTGCGGGAAAAGCTTCAACCAGGCCGACACTCTGAAGGGCCACCAGAGGATCCACACCGGCGAGCGGCCCTTCAGCTGCGAGACCTGCGGCAAGTGTTTCATTCAGAAGAGTGCCTTGAAGATGCACCAGAAGACCTCCCACTCGGGGGAGAACTCGCGCTCCTGCGTGGCGTGCGGGACCACGGTGGCCTGCGTGGAGTCGCTGCGCTCGCACATCCAGACGCACGCGGCGACCATCCCGTGCACGTGCGTGCTCTGCGGCCGGCGGCTCAGCTCCATCACCGACCTGCGCTCGCACCAGCTGCACCACACGGTGGAGAGGCCTCACAGCTGCGGCCTGTGTGGGAAGAGCTTCAAGTCGTCCAGCTACCTGAAGATTCACCTGAAGTCGCACAGCGGGGAGAGGCCGTTCTCCTGTGACATCTGCGGCCGCATgttcacacagcacagcagcctTAAATCACATCAG GTGgttcacacaggagagaagccGTTCAGTTGCGACACATGCGGGAAATGTTTCAGCAACACAGGAAACCTGAACAGACACCAGCGCATCCACACGGGGGAGAAGCCGTTCAGCTGCGACCAGTGCGGGCGCAGCTTCAACCAGGGCAACAGCCTGAAGGCGCACCAGCAGATTCACACGGGGGAGAAACAGTTCATGTGCGACAAGTGTGGAAAGAGCTTCTCCTACTTGAGGAACCTGAAGGACCACAAGTGTTTCTACGTCTGA